The following are encoded in a window of Nibricoccus aquaticus genomic DNA:
- the polX gene encoding DNA polymerase/3'-5' exonuclease PolX — translation MNKNEIADVLNDIAVLLELKGENPFKTRAYQTGARTLEALEEDLATVIAEERLGKIKGFGEALVQKITELHTTGHLKFYEDLKATVAPGLIEMLEIPGLGAKKIKALNEQLGIDTIEGLTKACAEGKVAALAGFGEKSQEKILAGIRNREAYSKRHLRAVAFDVAEPILAGLRALPEVQRAEHAGSLRRGMETVGDLDFIVAASQVAPVVEWFVSRPGVKEVTAKGETKASVRYESGLQADLRIVPAEQFVFALHHFTGSKDHNVQMRQRALARGLSLSEWGLVPAEGEGTVKAKAAGGPDVSLKIIDEAELFSHLGLKFIPPELREGLGEIEAAEVGELPRLIEDGDLRGAFHNHTTASDGRNTLNEMAAAADALGWEYLGISDHSKASFQANGLNEARLMEQIAAIEALNASGRFRVRVLSGSECDILADGRMDFDDATLAKLDYVVASVHNAFAQTEDVMTARIIKAIESPHVSMLGHLTGRLLLQREAYGVNAAKIIDAAIANKVVIELNANPWRLDMDWRLWRRGAERGLMCAINPDAHDTGGLTYVHHGVVAARKGWLTKENVLNTRTLAEVLTWLGGRKR, via the coding sequence GTGAACAAGAACGAGATCGCCGACGTGCTGAATGACATCGCTGTGCTGCTGGAATTGAAGGGGGAGAATCCTTTCAAGACACGGGCGTATCAGACGGGGGCGCGGACTCTCGAAGCGTTGGAGGAAGATCTCGCGACGGTCATCGCGGAGGAGCGGCTTGGGAAGATCAAAGGTTTTGGCGAGGCGCTCGTGCAGAAGATCACGGAGCTGCACACGACGGGGCATTTGAAGTTTTATGAGGATCTGAAGGCGACGGTGGCGCCGGGGTTGATTGAGATGCTAGAAATTCCCGGGCTCGGGGCGAAGAAGATCAAGGCGCTGAATGAGCAGCTGGGCATCGATACGATCGAAGGGCTCACGAAGGCGTGTGCGGAGGGGAAGGTCGCGGCGCTCGCGGGGTTTGGGGAGAAGTCGCAGGAGAAAATTTTGGCGGGTATCCGGAATCGGGAGGCGTACTCGAAGCGGCATTTGCGGGCGGTGGCGTTCGATGTGGCGGAGCCGATTCTGGCGGGGCTGCGGGCGCTTCCCGAAGTGCAGCGGGCGGAGCATGCGGGGAGTTTGCGGCGCGGGATGGAGACGGTGGGCGATTTGGATTTTATCGTGGCGGCATCGCAGGTCGCGCCGGTGGTCGAGTGGTTTGTGTCACGGCCGGGCGTGAAGGAGGTGACGGCGAAGGGGGAGACGAAAGCGAGCGTGCGTTACGAGAGTGGCTTGCAGGCGGATTTGCGGATCGTGCCGGCGGAGCAGTTCGTTTTTGCGCTGCATCACTTCACGGGGTCGAAGGATCACAATGTGCAGATGCGGCAGCGGGCGCTCGCGCGTGGATTGAGTTTGAGCGAGTGGGGGCTGGTGCCAGCGGAAGGTGAAGGCACGGTGAAGGCGAAAGCGGCGGGTGGGCCGGACGTGAGTTTGAAGATTATAGATGAGGCGGAGTTGTTTTCGCACCTAGGACTGAAATTCATTCCGCCGGAATTGCGCGAAGGGTTGGGCGAGATCGAGGCGGCGGAGGTGGGTGAACTGCCGCGGCTGATCGAGGATGGGGATTTGCGCGGGGCGTTTCATAATCACACGACGGCTTCGGATGGCCGAAACACGCTCAATGAAATGGCGGCAGCGGCGGATGCGCTGGGTTGGGAATATCTCGGGATCTCCGATCACTCGAAGGCGAGTTTTCAGGCGAATGGCTTGAACGAGGCGCGGTTGATGGAGCAGATCGCGGCGATCGAGGCGTTGAATGCGTCGGGGCGGTTTCGAGTGCGGGTGTTGAGTGGAAGCGAGTGCGACATCCTGGCGGACGGGCGGATGGACTTCGATGACGCGACGCTGGCGAAACTGGATTATGTGGTGGCGTCGGTGCACAACGCGTTCGCGCAGACGGAGGACGTGATGACGGCGCGGATCATCAAGGCGATCGAGTCACCGCATGTGTCGATGCTCGGGCATTTGACGGGGCGTTTGTTACTTCAGCGCGAAGCTTACGGGGTGAATGCGGCGAAGATCATCGATGCGGCGATCGCGAACAAGGTGGTCATCGAGTTGAACGCGAATCCGTGGCGGCTGGATATGGACTGGCGTTTGTGGAGACGCGGTGCGGAGCGCGGGCTGATGTGCGCGATCAATCCGGATGCGCATGACACGGGCGGGCTGACGTACGTGCATCACGGTGTGGTGGCGGCGCGCAAGGGGTGGCTGACGAAGGAGAATGTGCTCAATACACGGACGCTGGCGGAGGTGCTAACGTGGTTGGGCGGGCGCAAGCGGTGA
- a CDS encoding ABC transporter substrate-binding protein codes for MSFLRLRLASLALLSTFAFTACGKKQSAPSDSSSSTSAPSSSSTAALTKITVQLDWVAEPEHGGFYQALARGFFREENLDVTLIPGGPNAFATQKVASGQAQFAQADSTNTILAIAQGIPVINFAAVFQNDPSVLMLHSDNPVARFEDLAGKTIMARPEWAFIPYVKKKYGIEFGLIPQNFSLANFVADKNFIQQAFYIAEPFNVAKESHGTIKTKYLYPWDAGFDAYVTVIANKPWLAKNPDAARAFYRAYVRGWQDYLEGDPAPAHALMKKANPAATDDYLAFSRQMIIDEKLVIGRTATDASQIGRLSPARFQTQLTQLRDLDILKKALTVDDVLASDSPAAK; via the coding sequence ATGTCTTTCCTCCGCCTCCGTCTAGCCTCCCTCGCCCTCCTCTCCACCTTCGCCTTCACCGCCTGCGGCAAAAAACAATCCGCCCCCTCCGACTCTTCCTCCTCCACTTCCGCTCCGTCCTCTTCCTCCACCGCCGCTCTCACCAAAATCACCGTCCAACTCGACTGGGTCGCCGAGCCCGAACACGGCGGTTTCTACCAAGCCCTCGCCCGCGGCTTCTTCCGCGAAGAAAACCTCGACGTCACCCTGATCCCCGGCGGCCCCAACGCCTTCGCCACGCAAAAAGTCGCCAGCGGCCAGGCCCAGTTCGCCCAGGCCGACAGCACCAACACCATCCTCGCCATCGCCCAGGGCATCCCCGTCATCAATTTCGCCGCCGTCTTCCAAAACGATCCCTCCGTCCTGATGCTCCACTCGGACAACCCGGTCGCCCGCTTCGAAGACCTCGCCGGCAAGACCATCATGGCCCGCCCCGAATGGGCCTTCATCCCGTACGTGAAGAAAAAATACGGCATCGAGTTCGGCCTCATCCCGCAAAACTTCTCCCTCGCCAACTTCGTCGCCGACAAAAATTTCATCCAGCAAGCCTTCTACATCGCCGAGCCCTTCAACGTCGCCAAGGAGAGCCACGGCACCATCAAAACGAAATACCTCTACCCGTGGGACGCCGGCTTCGACGCGTACGTCACCGTCATCGCCAACAAACCCTGGCTCGCGAAAAACCCCGACGCCGCCCGCGCCTTCTACCGCGCCTACGTCCGCGGCTGGCAGGACTACCTCGAAGGAGACCCCGCACCCGCCCACGCCCTCATGAAGAAAGCCAACCCCGCCGCGACCGACGACTACCTCGCCTTCTCGCGCCAAATGATCATCGACGAAAAACTCGTCATCGGCCGCACCGCCACCGACGCCTCCCAAATCGGCCGCCTCAGCCCCGCCCGCTTCCAAACCCAACTCACCCAACTCCGCGATTTGGACATCCTCAAAAAAGCCCTGACCGTCGACGACGTCCTCGCGTCCGACAGCCCTGCCGCCAAGTAG
- a CDS encoding amidohydrolase family protein produces the protein MPELRDCIVLHGPDLVPHRARRFAWVHDTITAIELGEPCTQLDTGALVVIPGLYNSHTHMGDSALPDGATGLTLEQAFFRPDGYKYRELAKLSEETHLPHLVAHLGYMARCGVVCHLDFREQGLPGARLLRKASEQTGVQSIILSQFNESPIPEDQLRANLSPLPETARLELEQILTIADGFSESTMNDLTDNAWREIRDITSARRKLRAIHCLENPGYRDLSVATTGRGDLIRALEIYDPHLVVHMTAANADEIALLARSGKTAVLNPRANAALGLALPPVAALLAAGANLLLGTDNGMLNSPSILAELDFTFKVAKSQFADALRPDPTAILKMATSNIRPALGGDHFGHLAHGLPASFVILDFTAPHLRATRHITASIVGRVTPADILATYHTGRELYRAPAFTF, from the coding sequence ATGCCCGAACTCCGCGACTGCATCGTCCTCCACGGCCCCGACCTCGTGCCGCACCGCGCACGCCGCTTCGCCTGGGTTCACGACACCATCACCGCCATCGAACTCGGCGAACCCTGCACCCAGCTCGACACCGGCGCCCTCGTCGTAATCCCCGGCCTCTACAACAGCCACACCCACATGGGCGACAGCGCCCTCCCCGACGGCGCCACCGGCCTCACCCTCGAACAAGCCTTCTTCCGGCCCGACGGCTATAAATACCGCGAACTCGCAAAACTCTCCGAGGAAACCCACCTCCCGCACCTCGTCGCCCATCTTGGATACATGGCCCGCTGCGGCGTCGTCTGCCACCTCGACTTCCGCGAACAAGGCCTCCCCGGCGCCCGCCTCCTCCGCAAAGCCTCCGAGCAAACCGGCGTCCAATCCATCATCCTCAGCCAGTTCAACGAATCGCCCATCCCCGAAGACCAGCTCCGCGCCAACCTCTCGCCCCTCCCCGAAACCGCGCGCCTCGAACTCGAGCAAATCCTCACCATCGCCGACGGCTTCTCCGAAAGCACGATGAACGACCTCACGGACAACGCCTGGCGCGAAATCCGCGACATCACCTCCGCCCGCCGCAAACTCCGCGCCATCCACTGCCTCGAAAACCCCGGCTACCGCGACCTCTCCGTCGCGACCACCGGGCGCGGCGACCTCATCCGCGCGCTCGAGATTTACGACCCGCACCTCGTCGTGCACATGACCGCCGCCAACGCCGACGAAATCGCCCTCCTCGCCCGCTCCGGCAAAACCGCCGTCCTCAACCCCCGCGCCAACGCCGCCCTCGGCCTCGCCCTCCCGCCCGTCGCCGCCCTCCTCGCCGCCGGCGCCAATCTCCTCCTCGGCACCGACAACGGCATGCTCAACAGCCCCTCGATCCTCGCGGAGTTGGATTTCACCTTTAAAGTCGCCAAGTCCCAATTCGCCGACGCCCTCCGCCCCGATCCGACGGCGATCTTGAAAATGGCCACGAGCAACATCCGCCCCGCGCTCGGCGGCGACCACTTCGGCCACCTCGCCCACGGCCTGCCCGCCAGCTTCGTCATCCTCGACTTCACCGCCCCCCACCTCCGCGCCACGCGACATATTACCGCAAGCATCGTCGGCCGAGTCACCCCCGCCGACATCCTCGCCACCTACCACACCGGCCGCGAACTCTACCGCGCGCCCGCATTCACCTTCTAG